One segment of Triticum aestivum cultivar Chinese Spring chromosome 2A, IWGSC CS RefSeq v2.1, whole genome shotgun sequence DNA contains the following:
- the LOC123188903 gene encoding uncharacterized protein isoform X4 produces MGSTPLPLAHEVTAAAAHAGRFRRAPALRSTAPSSPCSAPPSPPARFSSPGLYRPLATTPPWLGFRAVLRRRVSGGPRCRWSTPWEFPIHHGRCRQGLLQGDVKDAIDLQLLKGDLASYLETKSRLQSYKVIRFAPETARSLKEKRFSCAPESGVRYDGVYILRTVGGRLVFRGISTTTELEADKDG; encoded by the exons ATGGGCTCGactcctctccctctcgcccacgaagtcaccgccgccgccgcccacgccggccgcttccggcgagctccggcgctgCGCAGCACAGCCCCGAGCTCCCCATGCtccgcgcctccctcccctccggccAGATTCTCATCTCCCGGCCTCTACCGCCCGCTCGCAACCACACCTCCATGGCTAGGGTTCCGGGCAGTGCTTCGTCGGCGCGTCTCCGGCGGCCCCAG ATGCAGATGGAGCACGCCATGGGAGTTCCCCATCCACCATGGTCGCTGtcgtcaagggcttcttcaaggagATGTGAAGGACGCCATCGACCTGCAGCTACTCAAG GGTGATCTAGCGAGTTATCTTGAGACAAAAAGTCGCCTGCAATCTTATAAAGTGATCAGATTTGCCCCTGAGACTGCAAG GTCCCTCAAAGAGAAGCGTTTTTCATGTGCTCCTGAATCTGGTGTGCGGTATGATGGAGTTTACATATTGAGAACTGTTGGAGGAAGACTGGTATTCAG AGGAATCAGTACAACAACAGAACTTGAAGCTGACAAGGATGGATGA
- the LOC123188903 gene encoding uncharacterized protein isoform X1 → MGSTPLPLAHEVTAAAAHAGRFRRAPALRSTAPSSPCSAPPSPPARFSSPGLYRPLATTPPWLGFRAVLRRRVSGGPRCRWSTPWEFPIHHGRCRQGLLQGDVKDAIDLQLLKGDLASYLETKSRLQSYKVIRFAPETARSLKEKRFSCAPESGVRYDGVYILRTVGGRLVFSAVGRSAYRVPPRRLLPPPTWDLTACSPPGTPTTLEAEQMPLARGHGSRVQDGDGAKEDSRTSTGCIVAAVSMEWRGSNHSEMAHQWHHTTRNTTDLITNQSLVACRSTISSLW, encoded by the exons ATGGGCTCGactcctctccctctcgcccacgaagtcaccgccgccgccgcccacgccggccgcttccggcgagctccggcgctgCGCAGCACAGCCCCGAGCTCCCCATGCtccgcgcctccctcccctccggccAGATTCTCATCTCCCGGCCTCTACCGCCCGCTCGCAACCACACCTCCATGGCTAGGGTTCCGGGCAGTGCTTCGTCGGCGCGTCTCCGGCGGCCCCAG ATGCAGATGGAGCACGCCATGGGAGTTCCCCATCCACCATGGTCGCTGtcgtcaagggcttcttcaaggagATGTGAAGGACGCCATCGACCTGCAGCTACTCAAG GGTGATCTAGCGAGTTATCTTGAGACAAAAAGTCGCCTGCAATCTTATAAAGTGATCAGATTTGCCCCTGAGACTGCAAG GTCCCTCAAAGAGAAGCGTTTTTCATGTGCTCCTGAATCTGGTGTGCGGTATGATGGAGTTTACATATTGAGAACTGTTGGAGGAAGACTGGTATTCAG CGCCGTTGGCCGCTCTGCCTACCGAGtgccaccccgccgcctcctcccaccCCCCACCTGGGACCTCACCGCCTGCTCCCCGCCCGGCACACCCACAACGCTTGAGGCTGAGCAGATGCCATTGGCCCGTGGGCACGGAAGCAGAGTCCAGGATGGTGATGGTGCCAAGGAGGACTCTCGGACGTCGACCGGTTGCATCGTTGCTGCCGTATCCATGGAGTGGCGCGGCTCCAACCACTCTGAGATG GCTCATCAATGGCATCATACGACTCGTAACACCACCGACTTGATCACAAATCAGTCGTTGGTTGCATGCCGTAGCACTATCAGTTCCTTGTGGTGA
- the LOC123188903 gene encoding uncharacterized protein isoform X2, producing MGSTPLPLAHEVTAAAAHAGRFRRAPALRSTAPSSPCSAPPSPPARFSSPGLYRPLATTPPWLGFRAVLRRRVSGGPRCRWSTPWEFPIHHGRCRQGLLQGDVKDAIDLQLLKGDLASYLETKSRLQSYKVIRFAPETARSLKEKRFSCAPESGVRYDGVYILRTVGGRLVFSAVGRSAYRVPPRRLLPPPTWDLTACSPPGTPTTLEAEQMPLARGHGSRVQDGDGAKEDSRTSTGCIVAAVSMEWRGSNHSEMIFLSLSFLKELRILCHPFF from the exons ATGGGCTCGactcctctccctctcgcccacgaagtcaccgccgccgccgcccacgccggccgcttccggcgagctccggcgctgCGCAGCACAGCCCCGAGCTCCCCATGCtccgcgcctccctcccctccggccAGATTCTCATCTCCCGGCCTCTACCGCCCGCTCGCAACCACACCTCCATGGCTAGGGTTCCGGGCAGTGCTTCGTCGGCGCGTCTCCGGCGGCCCCAG ATGCAGATGGAGCACGCCATGGGAGTTCCCCATCCACCATGGTCGCTGtcgtcaagggcttcttcaaggagATGTGAAGGACGCCATCGACCTGCAGCTACTCAAG GGTGATCTAGCGAGTTATCTTGAGACAAAAAGTCGCCTGCAATCTTATAAAGTGATCAGATTTGCCCCTGAGACTGCAAG GTCCCTCAAAGAGAAGCGTTTTTCATGTGCTCCTGAATCTGGTGTGCGGTATGATGGAGTTTACATATTGAGAACTGTTGGAGGAAGACTGGTATTCAG CGCCGTTGGCCGCTCTGCCTACCGAGtgccaccccgccgcctcctcccaccCCCCACCTGGGACCTCACCGCCTGCTCCCCGCCCGGCACACCCACAACGCTTGAGGCTGAGCAGATGCCATTGGCCCGTGGGCACGGAAGCAGAGTCCAGGATGGTGATGGTGCCAAGGAGGACTCTCGGACGTCGACCGGTTGCATCGTTGCTGCCGTATCCATGGAGTGGCGCGGCTCCAACCACTCTGAGATGATATTCCTCTCTCTTTCTTTCCTGAAAGAACTAAGAATCTTGTGTCatccttttttttaa
- the LOC123188903 gene encoding uncharacterized protein isoform X3: MGSTPLPLAHEVTAAAAHAGRFRRAPALRSTAPSSPCSAPPSPPARFSSPGLYRPLATTPPWLGFRAVLRRRVSGGPRCRWSTPWEFPIHHGRCRQGLLQGDVKDAIDLQLLKGDLASYLETKSRLQSYKVIRFAPETARSLKEKRFSCAPESGVRYDGVYILRTVGGRLVFSAVGRSAYRVPPRRLLPPPTWDLTACSPPGTPTTLEAEQMPLARGHGSRVQDGDGAKEDSRTSTGCIVAAVSMEWRGSNHSEMRNQYNNRT, encoded by the exons ATGGGCTCGactcctctccctctcgcccacgaagtcaccgccgccgccgcccacgccggccgcttccggcgagctccggcgctgCGCAGCACAGCCCCGAGCTCCCCATGCtccgcgcctccctcccctccggccAGATTCTCATCTCCCGGCCTCTACCGCCCGCTCGCAACCACACCTCCATGGCTAGGGTTCCGGGCAGTGCTTCGTCGGCGCGTCTCCGGCGGCCCCAG ATGCAGATGGAGCACGCCATGGGAGTTCCCCATCCACCATGGTCGCTGtcgtcaagggcttcttcaaggagATGTGAAGGACGCCATCGACCTGCAGCTACTCAAG GGTGATCTAGCGAGTTATCTTGAGACAAAAAGTCGCCTGCAATCTTATAAAGTGATCAGATTTGCCCCTGAGACTGCAAG GTCCCTCAAAGAGAAGCGTTTTTCATGTGCTCCTGAATCTGGTGTGCGGTATGATGGAGTTTACATATTGAGAACTGTTGGAGGAAGACTGGTATTCAG CGCCGTTGGCCGCTCTGCCTACCGAGtgccaccccgccgcctcctcccaccCCCCACCTGGGACCTCACCGCCTGCTCCCCGCCCGGCACACCCACAACGCTTGAGGCTGAGCAGATGCCATTGGCCCGTGGGCACGGAAGCAGAGTCCAGGATGGTGATGGTGCCAAGGAGGACTCTCGGACGTCGACCGGTTGCATCGTTGCTGCCGTATCCATGGAGTGGCGCGGCTCCAACCACTCTGAGATG AGGAATCAGTACAACAACAGAACTTGA